From Hippoglossus stenolepis isolate QCI-W04-F060 chromosome 19, HSTE1.2, whole genome shotgun sequence, the proteins below share one genomic window:
- the commd3 gene encoding COMM domain-containing protein 3 — protein sequence MELSESVQRGLRSFADPSCLDHTVFPALLDASFRSLLSAHGDPGVLDQPELQHIDRVLLKQSHAAAATFILEATKHNADRSTISSCLEELNFSAERIEIFYNTYQTHKKELVRLLASIGRRAPHVNDVSWRLQYHIKNGQVDKVNEPSYLISLNTENEGPSEDVNFTCTMEQLQDLVGKLKDAAKSVEKASQM from the exons ATGGAGTTGTCCGAGTCTGTGCAGAGAGGGCTGCGCTCCTTCGCCGACCCGTCCTGCCTCGACCACACCGTCTTCCCGGCGCTGCTGGACGCCTCTTTCCGCAGCCTGCTGTCGGCGCACGGTGACCCCGGAGTCCTCG ATCAGCCCGAGCTGCAGCACATCGACCGGGTCCTGCTGAAGCAGAGCCACGCTGCAGCCGCCACCTTCATCCTGGAGGCGACCAAACACAACGCAGACAGGTCCACGATCAG TTCCTGCCTTGAAGAACTCAACTTCAGTGCAGAGAGAATAGAGATATTCTATAACACCTATCAG acaCATAAAAAAGAGCTGGTACGTCTATTAGCAAG CATAGGAAGGCGAGCACCTCACGTTAACGACGTCTCCTGGCGTTTGCAATACCACATAAAG AACGGACAGGTCGATAAGGTCAACGAGCCTTCCTACTTGATCTCGCTGAACACTGAG AACGAAGGACCCTCTGAAGATGTAAACTTCACATGCACGATGGAGCAGCTACAG